A genomic stretch from Vicinamibacteria bacterium includes:
- a CDS encoding CPBP family intramembrane glutamic endopeptidase: protein MLIDAALSAVLNVLVLAALPLLGYFAYHKARHKRGAREILIRCGLTVGETRYIGYCAVFALLVVSALVVWPPPLQELLREGSAWRPFAGMGLGRKAVAMSLLYGVVKTGFAEEFLFRGLIAGSLSRRFAMRWANLMQALVFLVPHLLLLFIMPEMWLVLPAVFLGALFVGWARIRSGSILGPWLAHACLNIAMGLSVAIRSATAMP, encoded by the coding sequence TTGCTGATCGACGCGGCATTGTCCGCCGTTTTGAATGTTCTGGTGCTCGCAGCCCTGCCCTTACTCGGCTACTTCGCTTACCACAAGGCACGGCACAAACGAGGCGCTAGAGAGATTCTGATTCGTTGCGGCTTGACCGTTGGCGAGACGCGATACATCGGTTACTGCGCGGTGTTCGCTCTCCTGGTCGTTTCGGCTCTCGTCGTCTGGCCACCCCCGCTTCAGGAGCTCCTCCGCGAAGGCTCGGCATGGCGTCCGTTCGCGGGCATGGGGCTCGGGAGGAAGGCCGTCGCGATGTCGCTCCTCTACGGTGTCGTCAAGACAGGATTTGCCGAGGAGTTTCTTTTCCGAGGTCTGATCGCCGGGAGCCTGTCACGAAGATTTGCCATGAGATGGGCGAATCTCATGCAGGCTCTCGTCTTTCTCGTGCCACATCTGCTGTTGTTGTTCATCATGCCTGAGATGTGGCTGGTTCTTCCCGCGGTCTTCTTGGGGGCGCTCTTCGTGGGCTGGGCTCGAATCCGCTCGGGCTCCATCCTGGGTCCGTGGCTCGCCCACGCCTGCCTCAACATCGCCATGGGCCTGAGCGTGGCCATTCGGAGCGCGACGGCGATGCCGTGA